Proteins encoded within one genomic window of Oncorhynchus masou masou isolate Uvic2021 chromosome 1, UVic_Omas_1.1, whole genome shotgun sequence:
- the LOC135525634 gene encoding mevalonate kinase-like isoform X1 — protein MARALLQTEIPLSFISCLGGWSQTIPLVKKLDVEVLDWRGSMWSSVVRPVGLPNSLKRHWEVALAVSLNLRTYLRLQATSTSKVCINLPNINTFVSWDVAVLKQLLPDSGAELGNVNELDAELVRMLRNFVGVSNGTLDTRSMAILAFLYIYLCVFAKSRELPSLTVSVWSELPTGAGLGSSAAYSVCLAAAMLSASGTIPSPLSDQENTARWGEVEMELINRWAFQGERIIHGNPSGVDNAVGTWGGILRYRSGKITALSRVPMLRILLTNTKVPRSTKVLVAGVKDKMNKFPSIINPVLESVDAVSCTCEQTLTEMASDTPTPEHYNVLEELIDINQHHLNVIGVGHTTLDTLCQVTLARGLHSKLTGAGGGGCGITLLRPETECSVIQNTIQDLRDCGYDCWETRIGAAGVQQHSPLAVKEQVLEVLARY, from the exons ATGGCAAG ggctttattacagacagagatacccctcagtttcatcagctgtctgggtggctggtctcagacgatcccactgGTGAAGaaactggatgtggaggtcctggactggcgtggttCCATGTGGTCttcggttgtgaggccggttggactgccaaattctctaaaacgacattgggag GTGGCTCTGGCTGTAAGTTTGAACCTGCGCACATACCTACGGTTGCAGGCCACATCCACCAGTAAAGTCTGCATCAATCTCCCCAACATCAACACTTTCGTCAGCTGGGATGTGGCCGTGTTGAAGCAGCTCCTCCCTGACTCTGGAG CTGAGCTGGGGAATGTGAATGAGCTTGATGCAGAGCTTGTCAGGATGCTGCGAAACTTTGTTGGTGTATCAAATGGAACCTTGGATACTCGCAGCATGGCCATCCTAGCCTTCCTCTACATCTACCTCTGTGTCTTTGCCAAGTCAAG GGAGTTGCCCAGTCTGACGGTGTCTGTGTGGTCAGAGTTGCCAACTGGAGCGGGTCTGGGGTCCAGCGCTGCCTACTCTGTGTGCCTGGCTGCAGCCATGCTTTCTGCCAGTGGGACCATCCCTTCTCCACTGAGTGACCAGGAAAACACAGCCAG GTGGGGTGAGGTGGAGATGGAGCTAATTAACAGGTGGGCGTTTCAGGGAGAGAGGATCATCCATGGGAACCCCTCAGGGGTAGACAATGCTGTGGGGACATGGG GTGGCATATTGAGATACCGTTCTGGGAAGATAACAGCCTTAAGCAG GGTCCCAATGTTAAGGATCCTACTCACGAACACCAAGGTCCCTCGCAGCACCAAGGTACTTGTTGCTGGAGTGAAGGACAAAATGAACAAG TTTCCCTCTATTATAAACCCTGTACTGGAGTCTGTGGATGCAGTCTCCTGCACCTGTGAGCAGACCTTAACAGAGATGGCCAGCGACACCCCCACACCAGAGCATTACAATGTCCTGGAG GAGCTTATTGACATCAACCAGCACCACCTGAATGTGATTGGTGTCGGACACACGACCCTGGACACCCTGTGCCAGGTCACCCTGGCCAGAGGTCTACACAGCAAGCTGACTGGTGCCGGAGGAGGGGGCTGTGGCATTACCTTGCTTAGACCAG AAACGGAGTGCTCGGTGATCCAGAACACGATCCAGGACTTGAGAGACTGTGGCTATGACTGCTGGGAGACCCGTATCGGTGCAGCAGGTGTGCAGCAGCACTCTCCCCTCGCTGTGAAAGAGCAGGTCCTGGAGGTTTTGGCGCGCTACTGA
- the LOC135525634 gene encoding mevalonate kinase-like isoform X2: MQIKECIVSAPGKAILHGEHAVVYGKVALAVSLNLRTYLRLQATSTSKVCINLPNINTFVSWDVAVLKQLLPDSGAELGNVNELDAELVRMLRNFVGVSNGTLDTRSMAILAFLYIYLCVFAKSRELPSLTVSVWSELPTGAGLGSSAAYSVCLAAAMLSASGTIPSPLSDQENTARWGEVEMELINRWAFQGERIIHGNPSGVDNAVGTWGGILRYRSGKITALSRVPMLRILLTNTKVPRSTKVLVAGVKDKMNKFPSIINPVLESVDAVSCTCEQTLTEMASDTPTPEHYNVLEELIDINQHHLNVIGVGHTTLDTLCQVTLARGLHSKLTGAGGGGCGITLLRPETECSVIQNTIQDLRDCGYDCWETRIGAAGVQQHSPLAVKEQVLEVLARY, from the exons ATGCAAATCAAGGAATGTATAGTGTCTGCACCAGGGAAAGCTATCCTCCACGGAGAACACGCTGTCGTGTATGGCAAG GTGGCTCTGGCTGTAAGTTTGAACCTGCGCACATACCTACGGTTGCAGGCCACATCCACCAGTAAAGTCTGCATCAATCTCCCCAACATCAACACTTTCGTCAGCTGGGATGTGGCCGTGTTGAAGCAGCTCCTCCCTGACTCTGGAG CTGAGCTGGGGAATGTGAATGAGCTTGATGCAGAGCTTGTCAGGATGCTGCGAAACTTTGTTGGTGTATCAAATGGAACCTTGGATACTCGCAGCATGGCCATCCTAGCCTTCCTCTACATCTACCTCTGTGTCTTTGCCAAGTCAAG GGAGTTGCCCAGTCTGACGGTGTCTGTGTGGTCAGAGTTGCCAACTGGAGCGGGTCTGGGGTCCAGCGCTGCCTACTCTGTGTGCCTGGCTGCAGCCATGCTTTCTGCCAGTGGGACCATCCCTTCTCCACTGAGTGACCAGGAAAACACAGCCAG GTGGGGTGAGGTGGAGATGGAGCTAATTAACAGGTGGGCGTTTCAGGGAGAGAGGATCATCCATGGGAACCCCTCAGGGGTAGACAATGCTGTGGGGACATGGG GTGGCATATTGAGATACCGTTCTGGGAAGATAACAGCCTTAAGCAG GGTCCCAATGTTAAGGATCCTACTCACGAACACCAAGGTCCCTCGCAGCACCAAGGTACTTGTTGCTGGAGTGAAGGACAAAATGAACAAG TTTCCCTCTATTATAAACCCTGTACTGGAGTCTGTGGATGCAGTCTCCTGCACCTGTGAGCAGACCTTAACAGAGATGGCCAGCGACACCCCCACACCAGAGCATTACAATGTCCTGGAG GAGCTTATTGACATCAACCAGCACCACCTGAATGTGATTGGTGTCGGACACACGACCCTGGACACCCTGTGCCAGGTCACCCTGGCCAGAGGTCTACACAGCAAGCTGACTGGTGCCGGAGGAGGGGGCTGTGGCATTACCTTGCTTAGACCAG AAACGGAGTGCTCGGTGATCCAGAACACGATCCAGGACTTGAGAGACTGTGGCTATGACTGCTGGGAGACCCGTATCGGTGCAGCAGGTGTGCAGCAGCACTCTCCCCTCGCTGTGAAAGAGCAGGTCCTGGAGGTTTTGGCGCGCTACTGA